From a region of the Syngnathoides biaculeatus isolate LvHL_M chromosome 2, ASM1980259v1, whole genome shotgun sequence genome:
- the g6pd gene encoding glucose-6-phosphate 1-dehydrogenase isoform X2: MSTIPLSRSEVFGELRKELQSDHEFRHFDAHIFIIMGASGDLAKKKIYPTLWWLFRDGLLPEKTFFIGFARSHLTVDAIRTSCMPYLKVADSEADRLSVFFSRNSYISGKYTDDDSFSNLNEHILSLPGGSEANRLFYLALPPTVYHSVTKNIKHHCMSEKGWTRVIVEKPFGHDLQSSEELSAHLSSLFSEDQIYRIDHYLGKEMVQNLMVLRFGNRIFGPIWNRDSVACVVLTFKEPFGTQGRGGYFDDFGIIRDVMQNHLLQLLSLVAMEKPASTSSDDVRDEKVKVLKCINPVLMSDVVLGQYVGDPEGEGDAKLGYLDDPTVPKGSTQSTFATAVLYVHNERWDGVPFILRCGKALNERKAEVRLQFTDVPGDIFGNQCRRNELVVRVQPNEAVYAKMMSKKPGVYFCPEETELDLTYKSRYKDVKLPDAYERLILDVFCGSQMHFVRSDELKEAWRIFTPLLHQIDKEKPQPIPYKYGSRGPAEADDLVKRVGFRYEGTYVWVNPNKL; the protein is encoded by the exons ATGAGCACcattcctctctctcgctccgaGGTGTTCGGGGaactgaggaaggagctgcagAGCGATCATGAGTTCCGACATTTCGACGCTCATATTTTCATCATCATGGGAGCCTCG GGTGATCTGGCCAAGAAGAAAATCTACCCAACTCTGTG GTGGTTGTTCAGAGATGGTCTCctcccagagaaaaccttttTTATTGGCTTCGCTCGCTCTCACCTGACAGTTGATGCGATCAGGACTTCCTGCATGCCGTACCTCAAG GTGGCCGACTCTGAAGCAGATCGCTTGTCAGTCTTCTTCAGCAGAAACTCGTACATAAGTGGAAAATACACAGACGACGATTCCTTCTCCAATCTCAACGAACACATCCTCAGTCTGCCCGGAGGATCCGAGGCAAACCGGCTCTTCTACTTGGCCCTGCCGCCCACGGTCTACCACAGCGTTACCAAGAACATAAAGCACCACTGTATGAGCGAAAA AGGCTGGACCAGAGTCATTGTCGAGAAGCCGTTCGGGCACGACCTTCAGAGCTCTGAAGAACTGTCCGCTCACCTCTCGTCTCTCTTCAGTGAAGACCAGATCTACCGTATAGATCACTATCTTGGCAAAGAAATGGTGCAGAACCTTATGGTGCTGAG ATTCGGAAACCGCATCTTTGGACCAATCTGGAATCGGGACAGCGTCGCCTGCGTGGTGCTGACGTTTAAAGAACCGTTTGGCACTCAGGGACGAGGAGGCTACTTTGACGACTTTGGAATCATCCG AGATGTCATGCAGAACCACTTGCTCCAGTTGCTGTCGCTGGTCGCCATGGAGAAACCGGCCTCCACCAGCTCTGACGACGTCAGGGACGAAAAG GTGAAAGTGCTGAAATGCATCAATCCAGTGTTAATGTCCGATGTGGTTTTGGGTCAGTATGTGGGTGACCCGGAGGGGGAAGGAGACGCCAAATTGGGTTACCTCGATGATCCCACAGTCCCCAAAGGATCCACTCAGTCTACGTTTGCCACAGCAGTGCTCTACGTGCACAACGAGCGCTGGGACG GCGTTCCTTTCATCCTTCGCTGCGGAAAAGCTCTGAATGAGAGGAAGGCGGAGGTGCGGCTGCAATTCACAGACGTCCCCGGGGACATTTTTGGAAATCAGTGTCGCCGGAATGAGCTGGTGGTCCGCGTGCAACCCAATGAGGCGGTCTACGCCAAGATGATGAGCAAGAAACCCGGCGTGTACTTCTGCCCCGAGGAGACGGAGCTGGACCTCACCTACAAGAGCAGATATAAG gatgtGAAGCTACCAGATGCCTATGAACGTCTAATTCTGGATGTGTTCTGCGGGAGTCAGATGCACTTTGTTCGCAG TGATGAGCTAAAAGAAGCCTGGAGGATATTTACTCCGCTCCTTCACCAAATAGACAAAGAGAAGCCGCAGCCTATTCCTTACAAATACGGAAG CCGGGGCCCAGCAGAAGCAGACGACCTCGTAAAGAGAGTCGGATTCCGCTACGAAGGCACTTATGTGTGGGTGAACCCCAACAAACTTTGA
- the g6pd gene encoding glucose-6-phosphate 1-dehydrogenase isoform X1, whose product MGSRASAEKMSTIPLSRSEVFGELRKELQSDHEFRHFDAHIFIIMGASGDLAKKKIYPTLWWLFRDGLLPEKTFFIGFARSHLTVDAIRTSCMPYLKVADSEADRLSVFFSRNSYISGKYTDDDSFSNLNEHILSLPGGSEANRLFYLALPPTVYHSVTKNIKHHCMSEKGWTRVIVEKPFGHDLQSSEELSAHLSSLFSEDQIYRIDHYLGKEMVQNLMVLRFGNRIFGPIWNRDSVACVVLTFKEPFGTQGRGGYFDDFGIIRDVMQNHLLQLLSLVAMEKPASTSSDDVRDEKVKVLKCINPVLMSDVVLGQYVGDPEGEGDAKLGYLDDPTVPKGSTQSTFATAVLYVHNERWDGVPFILRCGKALNERKAEVRLQFTDVPGDIFGNQCRRNELVVRVQPNEAVYAKMMSKKPGVYFCPEETELDLTYKSRYKDVKLPDAYERLILDVFCGSQMHFVRSDELKEAWRIFTPLLHQIDKEKPQPIPYKYGSRGPAEADDLVKRVGFRYEGTYVWVNPNKL is encoded by the exons AGAAAATGAGCACcattcctctctctcgctccgaGGTGTTCGGGGaactgaggaaggagctgcagAGCGATCATGAGTTCCGACATTTCGACGCTCATATTTTCATCATCATGGGAGCCTCG GGTGATCTGGCCAAGAAGAAAATCTACCCAACTCTGTG GTGGTTGTTCAGAGATGGTCTCctcccagagaaaaccttttTTATTGGCTTCGCTCGCTCTCACCTGACAGTTGATGCGATCAGGACTTCCTGCATGCCGTACCTCAAG GTGGCCGACTCTGAAGCAGATCGCTTGTCAGTCTTCTTCAGCAGAAACTCGTACATAAGTGGAAAATACACAGACGACGATTCCTTCTCCAATCTCAACGAACACATCCTCAGTCTGCCCGGAGGATCCGAGGCAAACCGGCTCTTCTACTTGGCCCTGCCGCCCACGGTCTACCACAGCGTTACCAAGAACATAAAGCACCACTGTATGAGCGAAAA AGGCTGGACCAGAGTCATTGTCGAGAAGCCGTTCGGGCACGACCTTCAGAGCTCTGAAGAACTGTCCGCTCACCTCTCGTCTCTCTTCAGTGAAGACCAGATCTACCGTATAGATCACTATCTTGGCAAAGAAATGGTGCAGAACCTTATGGTGCTGAG ATTCGGAAACCGCATCTTTGGACCAATCTGGAATCGGGACAGCGTCGCCTGCGTGGTGCTGACGTTTAAAGAACCGTTTGGCACTCAGGGACGAGGAGGCTACTTTGACGACTTTGGAATCATCCG AGATGTCATGCAGAACCACTTGCTCCAGTTGCTGTCGCTGGTCGCCATGGAGAAACCGGCCTCCACCAGCTCTGACGACGTCAGGGACGAAAAG GTGAAAGTGCTGAAATGCATCAATCCAGTGTTAATGTCCGATGTGGTTTTGGGTCAGTATGTGGGTGACCCGGAGGGGGAAGGAGACGCCAAATTGGGTTACCTCGATGATCCCACAGTCCCCAAAGGATCCACTCAGTCTACGTTTGCCACAGCAGTGCTCTACGTGCACAACGAGCGCTGGGACG GCGTTCCTTTCATCCTTCGCTGCGGAAAAGCTCTGAATGAGAGGAAGGCGGAGGTGCGGCTGCAATTCACAGACGTCCCCGGGGACATTTTTGGAAATCAGTGTCGCCGGAATGAGCTGGTGGTCCGCGTGCAACCCAATGAGGCGGTCTACGCCAAGATGATGAGCAAGAAACCCGGCGTGTACTTCTGCCCCGAGGAGACGGAGCTGGACCTCACCTACAAGAGCAGATATAAG gatgtGAAGCTACCAGATGCCTATGAACGTCTAATTCTGGATGTGTTCTGCGGGAGTCAGATGCACTTTGTTCGCAG TGATGAGCTAAAAGAAGCCTGGAGGATATTTACTCCGCTCCTTCACCAAATAGACAAAGAGAAGCCGCAGCCTATTCCTTACAAATACGGAAG CCGGGGCCCAGCAGAAGCAGACGACCTCGTAAAGAGAGTCGGATTCCGCTACGAAGGCACTTATGTGTGGGTGAACCCCAACAAACTTTGA
- the LOC133513126 gene encoding glycerol-3-phosphate dehydrogenase [NAD(+)], cytoplasmic: MGGSESPLVRANNAKGFSLDIGALAGALHNLAKGSPAHPVAFTTMAAAKKVCIVGSGNWGSAIAKIVGANAARNSKFDSTVKMWVFEELVDGRKLTDIINTDHENVKYLPGHKLPSNVVAVPDLLEASCDADILVFVIPHQFIGRACDSMKGKIKSDALGISLIKGVDEGPDGLKLISDVIQEKLGIAMSVLMGANIANEVADEKFCETTIGCKNETHGALLKELMQTSNFRVTVVQEQDVVEICGALKNIVAVGAGFCDGLGFGDNTKAAVIRLGLMEMIAFARIFCTAGPVSSATFLESCGVADLITTCYGGRNRKVAEAFVKTGKSIEELEKEMLNGQKLQGPATAAEVYLILKHKNLVDKFPLFNAVYQICYQGHPVTEFISCLQNHPEHM, translated from the exons ATGGGCGGGTCGGAGTCTCCCCTCGTGCGGGCCAATAACGCGAAGGGCTTCTCGCTCGACATCGGCGCACTTGCGGGAGCGTTGCATAACCTCGCGAAGGGATCACCGGCTCACCCCGTCGCCTTTACGACAATGGCAGCGGCGAAGAAAGTCTGCATCGTCGGATCTGGAAATTG GGGCTCTGCCATTGCCAAGATAGTGGGCGCCAATGCCGCTCGGAATTCCAAATTTGACAGCACGGTAAAAATGTGGGTGTTTGAGGAGTTGGTGGACGGGCGCAAACTGACTGACATAATCAACACCGACCACGAGAATGTGAAGTACCTTCCCGGGCACAAGTTACCCTCAAACGTG GTGGCAGTTCCGGACTTGTTGGAGGCGTCCTGCGATGCCGACATTTTGGTGTTTGTCATCCCGCACCAGTTTATCGGGAGAGCTTGTGACAGCATGAAGGGCAAGATAAAGAGCGACGCGCTGGGCATATCTCTCATCAAG ggAGTCGACGAGGGGCCCGACGGACTCAAACTGATCTCGGACGTGATCCAGGAGAAGCTCGGCATTGCAATGAGCGTGCTGATGGGGGCCAACATTGCCAACGAAGTGGCTGACGAAAAGTTTTGCGAGACCACCATCG GCTGTAAAAATGAAACTCACGGGGCTCTTCTAAAGGAGCTCATGCAGACCAGCAACTTCCGTGTGACTGTCGTGCAGGAGCAGGACGTGGTGGAAATCTGTGGAGCGTTAAAG AACATTGTCGCCGTCGGGGCAGGTTTCTGCGATGGTCTGGGTTTCGGGGACAACACAAAAGCGGCGGTGATCCGTCTGGGTCTCATGGAGATGATTGCGTTCGCCCGCATTTTCTGCACCGCCGGGCCCGTGTCTTCTGCAACCTTCCTGGAAAGCTGCGGCGTCGCCGATCTCATCACGACCTGCTACGGCGGCCGCAATCGCAAGGTCGCCGAGGCCTTTGTGAAGACGGGAAAG TCGATCGAGGAactggaaaaagaaatgctgaATGGTCAGAAACTGCAAGGACCGGCGACTGCGGCTGAGGTCTACCTCATCCTCAAGCACAAAAACTTGGTCGACAA GTTCCCGCTGTTCAATGCTGTCTATCAGATCTGCTACCAGGGCCACCCTGTCACCGAGTTCATCAGCTGCCTGCAAAACCATCCGGAGCACATGTAA